AGTCCTCCCCTCCAATTCAATTCTTATGGTTTGAAGGAAAAGTGTTTGAAGGAAGAAGTTTCAGAGTATCTACCTTACAccacttttaatttttcaatcacatttttttcatgtaatatTGCTCTTTGTTTATGGTTTTCTCCTGCACACCTTGTTCCCTCAACTCTGCACAAAATGATGTCTAAGAAAAATGAGTAACCCCCACCCATTTAGATAGTTGTCTTGTATGGTGATTTCAGATGTTACAAAAACTTCTGAATACAtccaaatttaaaaatgttggtGTTTGCAGGAATTTTTAATCTGTTCTTCATATATTTGTCTAGCATGTTTTTGGTACCAGAGGATATGTAAAAGTTGAACTGTCTCTTCACTACCTGCAGCAAATTTGACTCCAAACCACCAGGTCCATGGCATGATGGAATGATGAAAGACATGCAGGAATGTAACTTGGCTGTTTTTCTTACGTAGcacaaaaaatatctgaaacagATTTTAACAAACAGAATGTTATAGAATACTCAAGCCCAACATACTAAAAGAAAACTGTATGCATCTGTGCTGGTTACTCACTACTATACACTTAAAAATTCTTCACAGCTGCAGTTTAGGGAGAAGATGGGAAACATCTGActaatttttgagaaaaaattAAACCAGTATTAAAACCCACCTGTGGAGTGAAGCCAAAGCAAGCTTCAAAAGCAACTGCCCACAGCTGAGCAATGAGTGCAATGGACAAAGTAAAATGGACTTGCTTGGGCTGAGAAGTATTTAGAAGCATCAGATTTTAAGTCTGCTGAACTACTACTAAAGGAAAGACATTTGAGAAAACTAACTGAAGGACTAACGAGATACAGACAGGagtaaatattaatttagaGAAGTAGCCTTTATTATTACTACTGACTTAGCTACCCTTGGAAAAAGACAACATCGGGAAGTATAAATGTAACTGTTCTTAATTAATATTGACAGGCCacacttaaaaatacaaatattgtgAGATATGTTAAGGGAAGACAGAGCAAGAAAATTGTATAAGAAGTCAGGTCACGAGAAGGGTGGTATCAGATGGCAAAGAAAGTAATACAGAAGAGAAGTCTGGCATGCTATGGAAAACATTTGGAAACAGATTACTTAAATGCAGTCAATAAATAACTTCTGCAATAATACCAAAAAGCTGCTGAGAAACAGGTACCTGATTGGATAgattcaaataaataataataaacaaaaatttcaaGCCCAGGGCTAATTAAAAATGGGCAGTCTAACAAGAGGGTAGTACAGAGGACTAAGCCAGTCAGGCTTTTCCAGTTTTAGCATTCCTGGCATTTACATTACCATTCCATTTGGCCCAGTCAGTAAGATGTTGAATCATGACTGTTTGTAGATGAAAGTTAGATGGCTAACTTCTCTTGCGGGGTATAGAACATCCCAGCTGCTCATGAGTCAGCTCCTGAATCACTGCTCTTGTGCCCGACACAGTAAGATAAACGAAATCACAGCTGACTCCAACATCCAGAAGCCTGTTTGAGAACAGCTCCACCATCCCTAGTAGGTGCCAGCTTCAGGAAGAGGGGAAGGCAGATGGCTAGTGGTGGTGAGCAAGGTCTACATTCTGCTTTAATGCACTGCAGCTCAGATTTCCTTTGAAACTGCTCAGAGTGCAGGCCAAGTACCAAACAAATATATGGTCACGGCCAGCAAGGTATTCACAGGAATTTAGAGCAGGTAGTTATGACAAATTATGCTGTATTCAATTCGGTTGATACaaatattccaaaaaaaaaaaaaaaaaaaaagaaagaaaatctgaagaTGACATGGAAAAAAGCTTCAATGCAAtcaacactgatttttttttttttaacttgacaCGTTGAGACAAGCATTGCTGCAGCACAACAGGTTAGTGTATTTGGCTTATAAATAGCCAAGTTATCaaggcttcctttttttttttttttttaagatatattCTCTAATACTTTCCCTGATAAATAAGGAGTGACAGTGCAATGGGAGAATAAGATAGTAAGGGTAAACAACCTGCTGGTATTCTAACAGTGAAGGTTGGAGGAATAATGAAAAAGCAATTTATGCTCTCAGCCCTCAACAGCAGTGGTTCTTCTACTGTGAAAGGAAAACATCACTACATTGTTTATTAGGCTACAAATACTTACGGTGTCTAATAGTTCAATGAATTTGGAAAAGTAGTACAGCCAACAAGTTCGTACCATCTGCAAgattgaaaaacagaaattgttAAATCCTAATAGTCAAATTTAAGAAGCTGCAGGAAAAGTAAgagtataaaatgaaaatagagaGAGAAGTGGTGTCTTGGTGATGTGTAGGTAGTTTGgtgttgctttctttttccttaaaaaaataattaaaaattctttAATCGAtagagaattttaaaacaaaaaggaacaaGCCAACAAATAGGTTGCCTTCTTTGGCAAACAGTGAACCCCTACAGTTAAACTCTAAGTACATTAATGCTTTATATTTTACAGTAAGGCATTTTCCTTTAGAGCATTCCACTCAACAGCAATACATTTGGTTgttcaaaaagcatttccaaaaataaagtCAGTTTAGCATAACAATTTGACCACGCATTTGGCAACTTACTCTTAGAGCTGTAGGTGACCTCGAGTAGTCAACAATATCACAGCGGAATGAGTACCCAGTGGCCCAACCTGACATAAGAAACTAGAGCAAAGAAAAAGGATTACTTTGTATCTTATGAAAAATTCATTAAATTCAGATTATTACTGCAATCACTAAGCATGAGGGGAAAACAACATTATAAACTTGTTGGATCAGCAACTTTGTCAATCATTAGCCTCTGTGTTGACTAGCTACCACAAGATCATTTGCTGCTACAGATTGATTAATTTATAATTCCATGACCACACCTATGGACAAGAAGCTTCTTTCTACACCCATTATGTCAGCATTAGTAAATGAAGAGGAGAAACAGCTGCATCTCAACAGACATGCTGGCTAAGCAACTTGTTGTGTAAATCAGAACACAAAAACAAGTAAACCTTTTAGAAATTTTTGAAAGTTATCACAGTCAAATACCTTAGTACTCAAGAAAACCATCACAACAACATAGAAGTAGAACTTAATACTTTAAAGACAAAGAACAAATCAATATGCGCTATATTTTTAGTATCCTAGTCCCTAAAATCTTGCTTAGTTGAACGGCATGATTCAATGAGTCTTTCACTAATACGATGGATGAGAAGCTACTGTTTTTACAATCAAGAGCATATGTACAGTGCAGGACTATATGTATCATCATTTAATAATTTCTCTTGATCATTTGATCTTTTCTCTTGGACTATATTAGAAATCAAGACAAGAGCGACATTGTTAATATTGCACTTGGCTCATTCTCCTACCAGCCATTAGGACAACTGTGTCTTATATCagttaaagaaaaggaaacccTTGTCATCAATTGATCATAACCCACTCATGCATGATATGAGGTTCAGCTCGTAACAGATGAAGGTTTTTAGTCTATGACATGTTAAATGTTTTAACTTCTTAAAGAATCAGTTgcttaaataaaacaagattaTAACGCCATCAAGATATCTTAACACTAGAACACCCACAAAATGGCTTGGATCCAAAGATGGAAAGAATCAGCTTTTTGCTGAGAGTCTGAATCTCTGCTATTGTCTCCCTGTTATACAGCATCTATGCACCCTttcatgaaattttaaaatagaagtcTTGACAGCAGATTAATTGAGTACTGTGTTAGTATCAGACACTGCTacaagtttaatttaatttaagttTCTTAGGGCTTATAATCAAACCAAGCTTATCACCAAATTACAAACAGATGTGTTtggtgaatttaaaaaaaaggaacaaaatgtaAGCATTTTGTCCCAACACTTAGAACATTCGGCACAGCTATTACATGAagtagctgctgctgcactgtcATTTAAGTGCTGTTAAAAGAAATGTCAAGCAGTTCACTGTAACTCATGATGAAATTTATGCAATTTGAGCTAACAAAAACATTGCCAATTTTACAGGATTATATTGCAACATTACCAATTGACCAAACATAACCACATAACCAGACTCAGTATGAAAAGCATCAGTACTGGCATAGGGATATTTAACCAGGCAAATGTAGACAGCTATCATGCACATAATACTAttgttatataaatatattttccactGAAGCAGGCATCATGTATCTTAAGGTTTAAAAACTGGTTCTAAAGCTTCTACATGGTCTACGCCATTCATTCTTATGGATTTTTAGCTCTATCAACCCATAATCCTACACAATGCCAGGCTTTACTGTTTTAAAGTCTAACATTTGCTTCAACACTTGCTACGGACTAGAGCAAAATCTCAACAttctctcagagaaaaaaaatacttcctgtttctgaaaaaacaggctgaaattgttcactttaatttttttttttagaggatgAAGGTCCCCTAAGTAGATATCATTAACATTTGCAATTTATAAGGCTGACCTAACTGAAGATTATTATTTAGTAAACACACAGTGTTTGAAACATCAGAGCTGACTATGAAGTAGTAGGGTAAAAACAATTACAACAGACTAAGAAAAACATATAGTCTACTTTACCTGCTACAACCCAGCGAAATTAAATAAGctaaaaatctttaattttgTGCATTATATATAATGGCACATTAAGTATTTTACCATCTTTCTTTCTAAGTATGACTTACTCCTTTTTATCAAGTATCAGCTCAATTTTGTCATACTGatcacagaaatatatattacaACAATCAGAATAACAGTTTTGAGAAttgaaaagtagaaaatgcattagtaaatttaataaaatttatgaGGGTTTTTAGAGACAAAATATGTGTGTGCTGCCTATAAAAGTAATACTTACTTCGTAAGTCATGTACAAAGAGAGGATTACCACACTAAAGTTATAAAATGCCATTATCTGCCTGAGTTcaaaaggttttttgttttccatgagTTTGGGTCCCAGAGAAGTTACAAAATAGATGTAGGTTCCAATGATAAATGTTGTTGGAAAAGGCGAAGACATGAGTGGCCAGCCTTCCAGTCTTGGATCTagagaaagggaggggaaaaaaaaaaatcagatctttTGAGTACTCATTAAATCCTAAAGACGCCACTGAAAAGTACTTAATTCCTAacagtttgggttttgttttcactgatcAAGAGAACATTTACCTCAAATCTGTGCTGACTGGATAACAACATTTAGCACCTGTCAGATTACTTCTTCCTGCATCATATAGGTTTGAAAAGACCTAGAAGATGACCAAGTTCATCCATCGacctgacctactgagtccAATCACTAAACTATGCCCCTGAGCAACACATCCACAGGGATATTGACCCCACCTCTTCTCTGGGCAGTGTGTTGCAATGCCTAATCACCCTCACcataaagaaattctttatgGTTTTACCATAAAGTACCTAAACCTCTgttggcacaacttgaggccatgtCCTCACATCCTGTCACCCGAGAAAAGAGGTTGACACCCACCCCACTacaacctcccttcaggtagTTGTACACAGCAATGAGTTCTGCCCTCAGGCTCCTcatctccagactaaacaaccccaattccttcagctgctcctcagaaCTCATTAGTTCTTCAACATAGAATCACAGGAAATGCAATTTTCAGTCCTGACCCCTCCTCCATGAAAAGCCTGCGTCTTCGTACACTGCTGTGGCTCAGAAGGCACAGGTAGGAAAGCAATGCACAAGCAGGTCACAGAGCCTGCATGTCCTAGTGAGACTTCATTATCctgaaaaagcatttattttgtctCACAGTTTAAGGCACAGACAGGCAGTAGCCCCACTTTTCAAGATCCTCAAGCCTTATAAGCAGTATTGTGTTAGATGCAATAACTGTGGGGAATTCAGACTGAGAAAACATCCTCTCATCAGTTGGTATTCAAAGATTGTTCCTAAGAAGTCCTGACACGTCACCCTCACAGTACCTTAAAACTCATAATTTTATATTGAAGATCTCTGAACAGCAAATATGTTGCAAGTTCCTCTCCAGTTATCCCATACTGATTTCAGCTACTGCACAGAGTCCTTCCCCTGCTCATGCTGTCGTTACCTCTCTTCACAGCTGGGACTGACAGACCTACCCTTAAACTTCACCTTGATCCCACTGCACCAATTTGTCATTCATCACCAAGCCTCAGCTCAAAAAGCTTCAACATTTCTCCATAACCAGGATAAACGGAACAAACTTTTTTCTAAACTGACTTTTGGAAGTTTCGTTTCTGAAAGACCCCTAACCTTCCTGTTGAGTCAGCAAACGGCTGCTTTCATGGTCTGCTGCTGGATGCTGGGCATGAAATTACATCACTGCAATTTTCGTTAAGTGTTAAAATCATGGCCAAATGTCTTAAGTCAGTGATGTTCAACCCATGGCATTCAAGCAACATGTCTTGAGGCACTCTGGTGCTGTTTACAGCtacaggtttttgttgttgttgtttgtttgtttaaaaaaaaaaaaaaggttgaggAAAGCAAATTATAATGCCTTTTGCAGCCTGTTATGCACCCCATGCTGCTGCCCATGAGCCAACAAGTATTGTGAAACGCTGCAcgttagatttaaaaaaaaattacatctgtCTGCATAGCACTGCAAGAGAAGCACCCGCTCTTCACAACTGACTACTTTCTTGCATTCACCACTTGCACTGATACAACCAAAACCTTCCCGCTGGTTTTCCCAGCTTGATTCTGAGAAAAAACATATCCGGGCACTAATGGTACAATATGCTGTACCAAACGCAGGCACTGGTAGGCAGAGAGATGAGCAACTGAAATTGTGGATTCATGAACAGGGCAGCAGCAATGTTCCATCACCCATCCTAATCCACTTCATCCACTGAGTCGTACTCAAAAAGCTCCCTTTTCATGTGCATGATCTGATGCTACAGAACAAGAGAAATGGTTTTCAGCTATACTGGAAAAGATAAGCTACTCATTGTAGTGATCAAACCTTAACTGCTTCTTAAGCTTTCCCTAGGAATCAACTAATCCTGTTCATGATGTGGCTACCATGATGAGGAACATTTTAACATTACATTAAAGCAAATCATGTTCTATGTCCTCCTTGTATGAGGTGCACCAAGAGACTGCAATTCTTTGCTGAAACAGGGCTGTGAGAGTGAATTACTCTGAGGGCAAATTTCAATATACTATAACTCACCAGGGTTTGTATTTCCTTTTACTTTGcaaggggaaaataaagcaaCACCATACACCTGACTCAATTAACTGATAACACAACATTATtagttaatgaaaaaaatagagctTTACATTCAgtagaacagaaaaaataattaaactataTATTCAAGGTGAGCCAGAAACTCTTACAAAGTAATCACTGTTGGCACTTTATTAGTCTGGGGTTATAGCCCTAAGTTACctgagtggtttttttttttttccttttttaaaattcagacaACAATTtgttatttataatttaaaatgtcagtAGGTAGCCTGGAAAGTCTATTAAACATGTACAGGAAGACAAGGCTACTTGAAGCTGATATTAGTACATCTACACTAACTACATGCTGCTTTTCAAACTTATTGAAAGTTAGTAAGTTTAGACTTCAATGACTCACCAGCATCTTTGATCCATTCATCATACAGTAGCACAGCCTTTGATGTCAGATTGCTGAAGGCCATTTTCACTTGATTAAGATTTTATGATGttgcctgcaggagaaaaaacaaaacaaaacagaaatatggaTTTCAGTAATTAATAAAACAAAGGTGAATgaagtgttttggaaaaaaaaaatcaataagcagaatggaaagaaatggaggaGGTTAACAGAGAAATACAGATCAGGTAGTGTCAGCTGGACAGATCACACTACACTTGATGGTGATTTATAGCTGAGCTGTTATGCAAAACAATACAATTTCGTAATCTTTCCATGCCAAACAAGGTACTTCCATGCCATAAGGCGTTATCTCAAGAAACCATGCTGTGGTTAACCGTTACAGttaagggaaaaatataaataaagagcagctgctaaaattgctttttattgtCATCTCCTTTAAAAGTCCACACTGATAATGTAAAGTTCAGCTTTGCAGCATTCActactgaaaatgtaattttctaaCTAAGAAGTATTTCTAAGGTAggtgggagggagaagaggtgCCAATATGTCTGCACActtgttttaaatacaataaTTAGCTATGTTATAATTAGTATGCAAATCACACTCTGATGAATCAACTGTTTCCACACCAGGATTATGAAGCATCATAGTACCACCGGTAATACCATTAACTCACAAAAAATTTCCAGCACTTCCAGTTTGCCTGCAGCACCACCCGTATATGTAAAACAAAGAAGTATGCTTGTATGAATACTGATTTTTGCTTTGACATCAAGTACTCACCAGCCCTTTGCTTTACCACATTTCCCCCAGAAAagaattcaaaggaaaaaaaaaaagttttgaatggTGCCTCTCCTTTTCCTATTCAGTGTTTCATTGTGCCATATGATTTTTCTCAATACCTTCACATAATCTTCACACAATAGTCACCTTAGTTCAGGCTACACACCTTGACAATCAGCTCCTTTCCTCTGGATAAAAGGACAGTCTTTTCAGAGAGCCATCTCAGCCTCCTTCAATATAAGCCAGCTGCAGCTTTTGGGAACCAGTTCTGTACCCCATGATACTGTAATGCATCTCTGCTCACTCCACAGATCTCCCTGTTTTCTCATTTATGCTCACCTTAGCAAGCCTACACAACAATTTCCCCCATATTTCTAGTTCTAAATCTGTTCACTGCCATTGCATAGTATTTAGACAGCTCAAAGTACAATATATCCCACCCTTCCTCACAAAATGCAACACTGACAAGCCTGCCCTCATTAGTTTTCACATGATTTACCTCTTCAGTTCTCATTTTGCTACACTTCTTTTCCTGCCTGCACTTCTGCTATATACACCTGTACATCTCAAACTATTTCTTGTTCAGAAAATGAATGTTCCTTCAGCTCACATCTTCCAGAAATACCATCTTCCAGCATCAGCACTTCCCAGTTCAATGTCAGTGCCTTTCTGCTGACCATCCTCACATGCCCAATACTACCTTGATTTAGACAGCACCACATCAATGCTAATTGCTGCACAAAGCATCATCAGTACAACAAAGAGGGAGAGCTTCCTATTTCTTCATAGCCATCTTTTTCAAGATGTATCATCATAATTACATCTTCCTATCTACAGATGCTGCAAAGCTATTTTTGTGGATACCAAAAAGTCAACATTAATCCAGCAAGCCTGTCATCTTTCACCAAATGATTTCTAGGCAACCATCACTCACATCATTGTAACTCAAGCAATACACTAGGCTAACAAACATTTTACATAAATGCAGAATTACTTCCTCATGatcaa
This region of Anas platyrhynchos isolate ZD024472 breed Pekin duck chromosome Z, IASCAAS_PekinDuck_T2T, whole genome shotgun sequence genomic DNA includes:
- the ELOVL7 gene encoding very long chain fatty acid elongase 7, yielding MAFSNLTSKAVLLYDEWIKDADPRLEGWPLMSSPFPTTFIIGTYIYFVTSLGPKLMENKKPFELRQIMAFYNFSVVILSLYMTYEFLMSGWATGYSFRCDIVDYSRSPTALRMVRTCWLYYFSKFIELLDTIFFVLRKKNSQVTFLHVFHHSIMPWTWWFGVKFAAGGLGTFHALLNCIVHVVMYTYYGICSLGPAYHKYLWWKKYMTTIQLVQFIMITVHIGQIYIMDDCPYQYPIFMFIIWLYGSMFLVLFLHFWYHAYTKGQRLPKTTRNGTSKDQ